In Drosophila santomea strain STO CAGO 1482 chromosome 3L, Prin_Dsan_1.1, whole genome shotgun sequence, a single window of DNA contains:
- the LOC120448114 gene encoding nardilysin, producing MCFRPRLGLRRITKQVQKWLTRQQYPMSTASVVVQYHEAPDKSEGDRKHYRALTLSNGLRAMLVADSYTDEPSIHRASSESLNSSIEHFHGKLAACAVLVGVGSFSEPRQYQGLAHFVEHMIFMGSEKFPVENEFDSFVTKSGGFSNAHTENEDTCFYFEVDEAHLDRSMDLFMNLIKAPLMLPDAMSRERSAVQSEFEQTYMRDEVRRDQILASLASEGYPHGTFSWGNFKTLQEGVDDSRLHKELHKFCRDHYGSNRMVVAIQAQLSLDELEELLVRHCADIPTSQANPIDVSQFNYQKAFREQFYKDLFLVQPVEDVCKLELTWVLPPMKNFYRSKPDIFISQLLGYEGVGSLCSYLRHRLWCISVMAGVGGSSFDSNSIYSLFNICIYLTDDGFEHMDEVLEATFSWIKLLINSDQLQASYREFQQIENNNFRFQIELPSIDNVQSIVESFNYLPSKDVLTGPQLYFQYEESAIELLRQHLNKFNFNIMISSYIPYEENDYDQKEPWFGTQFKTISMPSKWQTLWEQPATLNELQYPQPNPFVTTDFTIHWVESGKPHISRSPKALIRNDLCELWFRQDNIFKLPDGYINLYFITPLVRENVKQYMLGVLFTYLVEFRMAEQLYPALEAGLTYGLYIGDKGLVMRVSGYNEKLPLLVEIILNMMKTIELDTDQVNAFKDLKKRQIYNALINGKTLNLDLRLSILENTRFSMISKYEAVDDITIEDIKTFKDHFHKKMYVKGLVQGNFTEDQAKELMEKVLFAYESESVDNISALDNHLLQIPLGSHYLRAKTLNEDDSNTIITNYYQIGPSDLKMECIMDLVELIVEEPFFNQLRTQEQLGYSLGIHQRIGYGVLAFLITINTQETKHRADYVEQRIEAFRSRMAELVLQMSDAEFLNIRENLISGKKLGDTSLDEEVLRNWSEIVTREYFFNRIETQIQTLGNLSKEDVLNFLHDYDKNNLRKLSVQVVGNHTKTSDSTAQASRSGSLSNLLDDVQDDIANEWVSAKPLTDKIRLEFLGESDDPSSIKDIYAFKKSLYVFPLFNTNPNLAKK from the coding sequence ATGTGTTTTAGGCCACGCCTCGGTCTAAGAAGGATCACGAAACAAGTTCAAAAATGGCTTACTCGACAGCAATATCCAATGAGTACGGCCTCAGTTGTGGTCCAGTATCACGAAGCACCAGACAAATCAGAAGGTGACCGAAAACATTACCGTGCCCTGACCTTATCGAATGGATTACGTGCTATGCTAGTAGCGGATTCTTATACTGATGAGCCCTCAATTCATCGTGCTTCCAGCGAAAGTTTGAATTCCTCTATCGAGCATTTCCACGGAAAATTGGCGGCATGTGCAGTACTTGTTGGCGTTGGATCATTTAGTGAGCCGCGACAATATCAGGGATTAGCTCATTTTGTGGAACATATGATATTTATGGGATCTGAGAAATTCCCCGTGGAGAATGAATTCGATTCGTTTGTGACTAAAAGCGGAGGCTTCAGTAATGCGCATACTGAAAATGAAGACACTTGCTTTTACTTTGAGGTGGATGAAGCCCACCTGGATAGGAGTATGGATCTATTTATGAACTTAATAAAGGCTCCACTAATGCTTCCTGATGCCATGAGTCGCGAACGCTCTGCCGTGCAGTCGGAGTTCGAACAGACCTATATGCGAGATGAGGTGCGGAGAGATCAGATCCTGGCGAGCTTAGCTAGTGAGGGGTATCCACATGGCACATTCAGTTGGGGTAATTTTAAGACCCTTCAAGAGGGCGTGGATGACAGCAGGCTGCACAAGGAGCTTCACAAGTTCTGCCGAGATCACTACGGCTCCAACCGAATGGTAGTTGCAATTCAAGCTCAGCTGTCGTTGGATGAGTTGGAGGAATTGCTTGTTCGTCATTGTGCAGATATTCCTACCAGCCAGGCGAATCCCATTGACGTTTCCCAGTTTAATTACCAAAAAGCCTTTCGAGAGCAATTCTACAAGGATTTATTCCTAGTTCAGCCGGTTGAAGATGTGTGCAAGCTGGAGCTAACTTGGGTGTTACCCCCAATGAAGAACTTTTATCGCAGCAAGCCggatatttttatttcccaacTCCTTGGTTATGAGGGAGTTGGAAGTCTATGTTCTTACCTGCGACATCGTCTCTGGTGCATTAGCGTTATGGCAGGAGTTGGTGGAAGTAGCTTCGACTCCAACTCAATATACTCCTTattcaatatatgtatatatttgaCAGACGATGGGTTCGAGCACATGGACGAGGTGCTAGAAGCCACATTTTCGTGGATTAAGCTTCTTATTAATAGCGATCAACTTCAAGCTTCCTACAGGGAATTtcagcaaattgaaaataataattttcggTTTCAAATCGAGCTACCCTCTATTGACAATGTTCAAAGCATTGTTGAGAGCTTTAACTACCTGCCTTCAAAAGATGTACTCACAGGACCTCAGCTATATTTTCAGTACGAGGAATCAGCTATTGAGCTTCTAAGACAGCatctaaataaatttaattttaatataatgaTCTCATCCTATATACCATATGAAGAAAATGATTACGACCAGAAAGAGCCTTGGTTTGGAACTCAATTCAAAACCATCTCTATGCCTTCAAAATGGCAAACTTTGTGGGAACAGCCAGCGACTTTAAACGAGTTGCAATATCCGCAACCGAATCCCTTTGTAACCACGGATTTTACAATACATTGGGTAGAATCAGGAAAACCACATATTTCCAGAAGTCCGAAGGCCTTGATCAGAAATGATTTATGCGAACTGTGGTTTCGCCAGGATAACATTTTCAAACTTCCAGATGGCTATATAAACCTGTACTTTATCACTCCCTTAGTTCGTGAAAATGTTAAGCAATATATGTTGGGAGTACTTTTTACATATTTGGTGGAGTTCCGAATGGCCGAACAATTATACCCGGCATTGGAGGCTGGTCTTACTTATGGCCTATACATCGGTGATAAAGGATTGGTTATGCGTGTCAGTGGCTACAATGAAAAGCTTCCCCTGTTGgtagaaataatattaaacatGATGAAAACTATTGAGCTGGATACTGACCAAGTGAATGCATTTAAAGATCTTAAGAAGCGACAAATTTATAATGCCCTAATAAACGGAAAAACTCTCAATCTTGACTTGCGACTTAGCATTTTGGAAAACACGCGTTTTAGCATGATTTCAAAATACGAAGCCGTTGATGATATAACCATAGAGGACATAAAAACCTTTAAAGatcattttcataaaaaaatgtatgtaaaaGGCTTAGTACAGGGAAATTTTACGGAAGATCAAGCCAAAGAGTTAATGGAGAAAGTACTTTTCGCATATGAAAGCGAGAGTGTGGACAATATATCGGCCTTGGATAATCACTTACTGCAAATCCCATTGGGATCACACTATTTAAGAGCTAAAACGCTTAATGAGGATGATTCGAATACAATTATAACCAATTACTACCAAATAGGGCCGAGTGATCTGAAAATGGAATGTATCATGGATTTGGTGGAATTAATTGTAGAGGAGCCGTTTTTCAACCAATTAAGGACTCAAGAGCAATTGGGCTACAGCTTGGGAATTCATCAACGAATTGGCTATGGTGTGTTGGCCTTTCTAATCACAATAAATACCCAGGAGACGAAACATCGGGCCGACTACGTGGAGCAACGTATCGAAGCCTTTCGGTCTCGAATGGCTGAACTTGTCCTACAGATGAGTGATGCAGAGTTTTTGAACATACGAGAAAATCTAATTAGTGGAAAGAAGCTGGGCGACACAAGTTTGGATGAGGAGGTCCTGAGAAACTGGAGTGAAATTGTCACCAGAGAATACTTTTTTAATCGAATAGAAACGCAGATACAAACGCTGGGTAATTTATCAAAGGAGGATGTTTTAAACTTCCTTCATGATtatgataaaaataatttaagaaaaCTCTCTGTTCAAGTGGTTGGAAACCATACTAAAACATCTGATTCGACAGCCCAAGCCAGTCGTTCCGGTTCCTTGAGTAACTTATTAGACGATGTTCAGGACGATATTGCAAATGAATGGGTTTCAGCTAAGCCATTGACCGATAAGATCAGACTTGAGTTTTTAGGAGAGAGCGATGACCCTTCAAGCATTAAGGATATTTATGCCTTTAAAAAGTCTCTATATGTCTTTCCGCTGTTCAACACCAATCCAAACcttgcaaaaaaataa
- the LOC120448117 gene encoding seminase, translating into MQRLSVLFLLIGTAMHNYALKFNETIDVNKLAKIVMPRAYQTRVVGGRVTTNEKLGGYLMAMRYYNTFICGGALIRELIVLTAAHCFEERDLSEAWSVEGGISRLSDKGVRRQVKRIIKSSQFTISSMSMDVAVLLLNRPMVGRNIATISLCSTPLTTGMILVVAGWGMTQSESDGPSLMLRSVSVPVIEKKLCSDVYREAVSISDSMFCASVLGKRDACTFDSGGPLVYNKQVCGIVSFGIGCASRKYPGVYTDVQFVKPFIERTINMLLSR; encoded by the exons ATGCAACGTCTCTCTGTTCTCTTCCTGCTGATTGGCACTGCAATGCACAATTATGCCCTGAAGTTCAACGAGACCATTGACGTGAATAAGTTGGCCAAAATAGTGATGCCCCGGGCTTATCAAACCCGAGTTGTTGGTGGCCGAGTGACCACCAACGAGAAGTTGGGCGGTTACCTAATGGCAATGCGCTACTACAACACTTTCATCTGTGGCGGTGCCCTAATCAGGGAACTAATTGTTCTGACGGCGGCGCACTGTTTTGAGGAGCGAGACCTCAGCGAAGCCTGGAGTGTGGAAGGTGGCATCTCGAGACTTAGCGACAAAGGCGTTCGCCGTCAAGTTAAGCGCATCATCAAGTCAAGCCAGTTTACAATATCCTCCATGAGCATGGACGTggctgtgctgctgctgaatcGGCCCATGGTGGGAAGAAACATCGCAACTATATCCTTGTGCTCTACGCCCTTGACTACGGGAATGATCCTGGTCGTTGCCGGCTGGGGAATGACCCAATCGGAAAGCGATGGTCCGAGCCTTATGCTGCGATCCGTATCAGTGCCTGTGATTGAAAAAAAACTGTGCAGCGACGTCTATCGGGAAGCAG TTTCCATTTCGGACAGCATGTTTTGCGCCTCAGTTTTGGGAAAAAGGGATGCTTGCACCTTCGATTCAGGAGGTCCTTTGGTTTACAATAAGCAAGTCTGCGGCATTGTGTCTTTTGGAATCGGTTGTGCCAGCAGAAAGTATCCCGGTGTCTATACAGATGTTCAGTTCGTAAAACCTTTCATTGAAAGAACCATAAATATGTTGCTATCCCGCTAA